One Malania oleifera isolate guangnan ecotype guangnan chromosome 10, ASM2987363v1, whole genome shotgun sequence genomic region harbors:
- the LOC131165290 gene encoding aspartic proteinase PCS1-like, with translation MAFPDISQLLIFFFFIIQIQFHISWCSPAATVILPLKTQAIPSKYSRRPVPKPSSNKLAFHHNVTLTVSLTVGTPPQPVTMVLDTGSELSWLHCKKYDRNLTFIFNPSRSSSYSTFSCSSPTCTTRTKDFTTPASCGPNKRCHATLSYADASSTEGTLAADTFRIGTSALPSTVFGCMDSGTSSNIEEDSKTTGLMGMNRGSLSFVTQMGFKKFSYCISGRDSSGVLLFGDASFKWLRPLNYTPLFQMSTPLPYFNRVAYTVHLEAIKVSGKPLRISKSLLEPDHTGAGQTMVDSGTQFTFLLGPVYEALKNEFANHVNRTNRVLKPLGEPNFIFQGAMDLCYRARKKIRDLRPLPAVTLAFRGAEITVSGKRLLYRVPGQDRGSDSVHCFTFGNSELLGIEAYLIGNHHQQNVWLEYDLANSRVGFAEVRCDIASQRLGLGM, from the coding sequence ATGGCCTTTCCAGATATTTCTCagcttcttattttctttttcttcatcatTCAAATTCAATTCCACATCTCTTGGTGTTCGCCGGCGGCAACTGTTATATTACCCCTCAAAACTCAGGCAATTCCGTCCAAGTACTCCCGGAGACCCGTCCCGAAACCGTCCAGCAACAAGCTAGCCTTCCACCACAACGTCACCTTGACGGTGTCCCTCACCGTGGGCACGCCGCCGCAGCCGGTGACCATGGTGCTCGACACCGGCAGCGAACTCTCGTGGCTTCATTGCAAAAAGTACGACCGCAACCTTACCTTCATTTTCAACCCCTCTCGCTCCTCTTCTTACTCTACTTTCTCCTGTTCCTCCCCCACTTGCACGACCCGGACCAAAGACTTCACCACGCCCGCTTCCTGCGGCCCGAATAAGCGCTGCCACGCCACGCTCTCCTACGCCGACGCATCCTCCACCGAGGGTACCCTCGCCGCCGACACCTTCCGCATCGGAACATCGGCGCTGCCCAGCACGGTCTTCGGATGCATGGACTCGGGTACAAGTAGCAACATCGAAGAGGATTCGAAGACAACCGGGTTGATGGGCATGAACCGCGGATCCTTATCCTTCGTTACCCAAATGGGTTTCAAGAAGTTCTCGTACTGCATATCGGGTCGGGACTCCTCCGGCGTTTTGCTTTTCGGGGACGCAAGCTTCAAGTGGCTCAGGCCACTGAACTACACCCCGCTGTTTCAGATGTCCACTCCGTTGCCCTACTTCAACCGGGTGGCCTACACGGTTCATCTGGAGGCGATCAAGGTGTCGGGCAAACCGCTCCGAATCTCGAAGTCTCTGCTGGAGCCGGACCACACCGGGGCGGGTCAGACGATGGTCGACTCGGGAACGCAGTTCACGTTCCTGCTGGGCCCGGTTTACGAGGCGTTGAAGAACGAGTTCGCGAACCACGTGAACCGAACGAACCGGGTACTGAAACCCCTGGGAGAACCCAACTTCATTTTCCAAGGGGCCATGGACCTGTGCTACCGGGCGCGAAAGAAAATACGCGATCTGAGGCCGTTGCCCGCCGTGACGCTAGCTTTTCGGGGGGCAGAAATCACCGTGTCGGGGAAGAGGTTATTGTACCGGGTCCCGGGTCAGGACAGAGGATCCGACTCGGTACACTGCTTCACGTTTGGGAATTCGGAGCTGCTGGGCATAGAGGCGTACTTGATCGGAAACCATCACCAGCAGAACGTGTGGCTGGAGTACGATCTAGCAAACTCCCGCGTCGGGTTTGCAGAGGTTAGGTGCGACATCGCGAGTCAACGGCTAGGCCTAGGCATGTAG